The following proteins are co-located in the Paludibaculum fermentans genome:
- a CDS encoding winged helix-turn-helix domain-containing protein produces the protein MNDLDRVIHEPARLLIVALLASVKESDFLWLQKESELTKGNLSSHLAKLEEAGYVEVEKSFRGKIPLTVLRLTKDGRAAFVEYKKRMNGLLGRAGA, from the coding sequence ATGAACGACCTCGACCGCGTCATTCACGAACCGGCGCGGCTGCTGATTGTCGCCCTGCTCGCCAGCGTGAAGGAGTCTGATTTCCTGTGGCTGCAGAAAGAGAGCGAATTGACCAAAGGGAATCTGTCGAGCCACCTGGCGAAGCTGGAAGAGGCCGGGTATGTCGAGGTGGAGAAGAGCTTCCGGGGGAAGATTCCCTTGACTGTGCTGCGGTTGACGAAGGACGGGCGGGCCGCGTTTGTCGAATATAAGAAGCGGATGAACGGGTTGTTGGGGCGGGCTGGGGCGTGA